A genome region from Perca fluviatilis chromosome 20, GENO_Pfluv_1.0, whole genome shotgun sequence includes the following:
- the si:dkey-177p2.6 gene encoding SERTA domain-containing protein 3 gives MLGRGVKRKWSCLEELEAESLPAAAEKEKNGEEGGGDEDGFLVGPSKSDMSHLQQRQLVLGLCMEKLQGYQAGMELSLRRSVLLINTLRQIQEDMQSDGVGTCTSQVLLNGVHPDSRPVTCPGCAESDDGDLSLSPPLSPEFPSQEANSTADQQKSLPAAAIHTFSDAVNAMGYLSDLALDDIFEDIDTSMYETSELPSAWVAGSLWPISVSLWTDEDVKMRSPSHASTGSLQSCLMDLNELDHIMEILVKS, from the coding sequence ATGTTGGGTCGCGGTGTGAAGCGGAAGTGGAGCTGCCTGGAGGAGCTGGAGGCCGAGAGCctccctgctgctgcagagaaggagaagaatggggaggaaggagggggagATGAGGATGGGTTCCTCGTGGGTCCGTCCAAATCCGACATGAGCCACCTGCAGCAGCGTCAGCTGGTGCTCGGCCTGTGCATGGAGAAGCTCCAGGGCTACCAGGCCGGGATGGAGCTCAGCCTGCGTCGCTCAGTGCTGCTCATCAATACGCTCAGGCAGATCCAGGAGGACATGCAGAGCGACGGGGTGGGAACCTGCACATCCCAGGTACTCCTGAACGGCGTCCACCCTGACTCCAGGCCTGTTACGTGCCCTGGGTGTGCAGAGAGTGATGATGGGGACCTGTCTCTGTCACCGCCACTTTCCCCAGAATTCCCCTCTCAGGAGGCAAACAGCACGGCCGACCAGCAGAAATCACTACCTGCTGCGGCGATCCACACTTTTAGTGATGCAGTAAACGCCATGGGCTACCTCAGCGACCTCGCCCTGGACGACATCTTTGAGGACATTGACACATCAATGTACGAGACTTCAGAACTGCCCTCTGCCTGGGTGGCAGGCTCCCTGTGGCCGATCAGCGTGTCGCTTTGGACGGACGAGGATGTGAAAATGCGCTCTCCTAGCCACGCCTCGACTGGGAGTCTGCAGTCATGTCTGATGGACCTGAATGAGCTGGACCACATCATGGAGATTCTGGTGAAGTCCTGA
- the cdca4 gene encoding cell division cycle-associated protein 4, giving the protein MFPKGTKRKFSDSGEEPVSSGDQVPVAPSVAARTLTSSYSLQRQSLLDMSLIKLQLCHMLVEPNLCRSVLIANTVRQIQEEMTQDGTWQIMTQALAAAQCPADRLVATEVLCRQTDPAAQAGQSPKPFSVVGLEEGYHAEEVVMEGDVETEVTMSTLSPVSPQLSSASYLAGPFGMGPCWEEEEEEEDDGECEEDEEEDSEECVSEGEEGDRDHLSADSRTGEQVFGTFEIKHPAPPPDPALEELFSDVDPSYYDLDTVLTGMQSAPKMGPYDLLESLSSHGPTALSSSSSCRSDLNELDHIMEIIVGS; this is encoded by the coding sequence ATGTTCCCGAAGGGCACTAAGCGCAAGTTCTCAGATTCCGGAGAGGAGCCGGTCTCCAGTGGTGACCAGGTCCCGGTGGCTCCATCTGTGGCGGCTCGGACGCTGACGTCCTCTTACAGCCTGCAGCGGCAGTCGCTTCTTGACATGTCGCTGATCAAGCTGCAGCTGTGCCACATGCTGGTGGAGCCCAACCTGTGCCGTTCGGTGCTCATCGCCAACACGGTGAGGCAGATCCAGGAGGAGATGACCCAGGACGGCACCTGGCAGATAATGACCCAGGCCCTGGCCGCCGCCCAGTGTCCCGCGGACCGCCTGGTGGCCACCGAGGTGCTGTGCCGGCAGACGGACCCAGCAGCTCAGGCCGGCCAGAGCCCAAAGCCTTTCTCGGTAGTGGGCCTTGAGGAAGGATACCATGCGGAGGAGGTGGTGATGGAGGGAGATGTGGAAACGGAGGTCACCATGTCCACTCTGTCACCCGTCTCCCCCCAGCTGTCCTCTGCCTCTTATCTGGCAGGTCCCTTTGGCATGGGACCCtgctgggaggaggaggaggaggaggaagacgatGGTGAGTgcgaggaggatgaagaggaggacagCGAAGAGTGTGTGtcggagggagaggagggagaccgGGACCACCTGAGCGCAGACTCCAGGACAGGGGAGCAGGTTTTTGGGACTTTTGAGATCAAGCACCCGGCCCCGCCCCCTGACCCTGCGCTCGAGGAACTGTTTTCAGACGTGGATCCGTCCTACTATGACCTCGATACGGTGCTGACAGGCATGCAGAGTGCCCCAAAAATGGGGCCTTACGATCTGCTGGAGAGCCTTTCCTCTCATGGGCCAACGGCCCTCAGCTCCAGCTCGAGCTGCAGGTCAGACCTCAACGAACTGGACCACATCATGGAGATCATAGTGGGGTCTTGA